Proteins encoded by one window of Cylindrospermum stagnale PCC 7417:
- the acs gene encoding acetate--CoA ligase, whose protein sequence is MSQPNIESILQEKRLFHPTTQFSQNAYVRSLEDYQRLYDQAKEDPQQFWADLAEIELHWFRTWDKVLEWEPPFAKWFAGGKINISYNCLDRHLTTWRKNKAALIWEGEPGDSRTLTYAQLHREVCQFANVLKQLGVKKGDRVGIYMPMIPEAAIAMLACARIGAPHNVVFGGFSAEALRDRLIDAEAKLVITADGGWRKDAIVPLKEQVDKALADGAVPNIKDVLVVQRTKQKTHMEPGRDHWWHDLQKGVSAHCPAEPMDSEDMLFVLYTSGSTGKPKGVVHTTAGYNLYTHMTTKWIFDLQETDVYWCTADVGWITGHSYIVYGPLSNGATTVMYEGATRASNPGCTWDVIEKYGVTVFYTAPTAIRAFIKMGEHHPKKRNLSSLRLLGSVGEPINPEAWMWYHRVIGRERCPIVDTWWQTETGGIMITPLPGAIATKPGSATRPFPGIMADVVDLEGNSLPDNEGGYLAIRHPWPGMMRTVYNDPERFRRTYWEHIPPKDGNFIYFAGDGARRDEDGYFWVMGRVDDVMNVSGHRLGTMEVESALVSHPAVAEAAVVGKPDELKGEEVFAFVTLEGTYQPSEELSKELKQHVVKEIGAIARPGEIRFTDALPKTRSGKIMRRLLRSLAAGQEVSGDTSTLEDRGVLDKLREGN, encoded by the coding sequence ATGTCTCAACCAAATATAGAATCAATCCTACAAGAGAAGCGGCTATTCCATCCCACTACTCAATTTTCTCAAAATGCCTATGTTAGGTCTTTGGAAGACTATCAGCGCCTCTATGACCAAGCTAAAGAAGACCCCCAGCAGTTCTGGGCGGATCTGGCGGAAATTGAGTTGCACTGGTTCCGAACTTGGGACAAGGTGCTAGAGTGGGAGCCACCTTTTGCTAAGTGGTTTGCTGGCGGTAAAATTAACATTTCTTACAATTGCCTTGATAGACATCTCACCACTTGGCGTAAGAATAAAGCGGCGCTGATTTGGGAAGGGGAACCAGGGGATTCGCGGACTCTGACTTATGCCCAACTGCACCGGGAGGTTTGCCAGTTTGCCAATGTGCTGAAGCAATTGGGGGTGAAAAAAGGCGATCGCGTTGGCATCTATATGCCGATGATACCCGAAGCGGCGATCGCGATGTTAGCCTGTGCGAGAATTGGCGCACCCCACAACGTTGTCTTTGGTGGTTTTAGTGCCGAAGCTTTGCGCGATCGCTTAATTGATGCCGAGGCTAAATTGGTAATCACAGCTGATGGCGGTTGGCGCAAAGATGCGATCGTTCCTCTCAAAGAACAAGTAGATAAAGCTTTAGCTGATGGCGCAGTTCCCAACATCAAAGATGTGTTAGTGGTGCAGCGAACAAAGCAAAAAACCCATATGGAACCAGGGCGAGATCATTGGTGGCACGATTTGCAAAAAGGTGTCTCAGCCCATTGTCCCGCCGAACCGATGGACAGTGAAGATATGCTGTTCGTCCTCTACACTTCTGGCAGCACAGGCAAACCAAAGGGCGTTGTCCATACAACTGCGGGTTATAACTTATATACCCACATGACCACCAAATGGATCTTTGACCTCCAAGAAACTGATGTATATTGGTGTACCGCTGACGTAGGTTGGATTACAGGACATAGCTACATCGTCTACGGGCCACTTTCTAACGGGGCAACGACGGTGATGTATGAAGGCGCGACTCGTGCATCAAATCCTGGTTGTACTTGGGATGTAATTGAAAAATATGGCGTTACAGTTTTTTATACTGCACCGACGGCAATTCGGGCATTTATCAAAATGGGCGAACACCATCCTAAAAAGCGCAACCTTTCTTCTCTGCGGTTGCTGGGAAGCGTCGGTGAACCGATTAACCCAGAAGCTTGGATGTGGTATCACCGCGTAATTGGCCGTGAACGCTGCCCAATTGTTGATACTTGGTGGCAAACTGAAACCGGGGGAATTATGATTACACCATTGCCGGGTGCGATCGCTACTAAACCCGGTTCCGCAACTCGTCCTTTCCCTGGAATTATGGCTGATGTCGTCGATTTGGAAGGCAACTCTTTACCCGACAACGAAGGCGGTTATTTAGCAATCCGTCATCCTTGGCCAGGAATGATGCGGACAGTCTACAACGATCCTGAACGCTTCCGCCGCACCTACTGGGAGCATATCCCCCCCAAAGATGGCAACTTTATTTACTTTGCCGGTGATGGTGCTAGACGCGATGAGGACGGCTATTTCTGGGTGATGGGGCGCGTTGATGATGTGATGAATGTATCCGGACACCGCCTAGGAACGATGGAAGTAGAATCAGCGTTGGTGTCTCATCCAGCGGTTGCAGAAGCTGCGGTGGTGGGTAAACCGGATGAATTGAAGGGTGAGGAAGTATTTGCTTTTGTGACCCTAGAAGGCACTTATCAGCCGAGTGAGGAACTGAGTAAGGAATTAAAACAGCACGTTGTCAAGGAAATTGGTGCGATCGCCCGTCCTGGCGAGATTCGCTTTACTGACGCTTTGCCAAAAACGCGATCGGGTAAGATTATGCGGCGCTTGCTGCGGAGTCTGGCAGCCGGACAAGAGGTATCTGGTGATACTTCAACCTTAGAAGATCGCGGTGTCTTGGATAAGCTGCGGGAAGGAAATTAG
- a CDS encoding DUF4365 domain-containing protein: protein MYLTRPGNAIFKLLITEFHSDAGPIFKPQFLGDKWQYVDFIVELVGAGSYIPYFFVQVKTTRQGYTKKDNRLKVKLKEESIIGLASYPAPTYIVGIDEIKEVGYVISANGENLKSLSSLSTQFPINKQNREILWHEVNNFWSQYKNNNLASQFSDQQWR from the coding sequence ATGTACCTCACCAGACCGGGAAACGCTATATTTAAACTCTTAATAACAGAGTTTCACTCGGATGCTGGCCCCATTTTCAAACCACAATTTTTAGGAGATAAATGGCAGTATGTTGATTTTATCGTTGAGTTGGTAGGGGCTGGTTCATATATTCCTTATTTCTTTGTACAAGTCAAAACCACCAGGCAAGGATATACAAAAAAAGATAATCGCTTAAAAGTGAAATTAAAAGAAGAATCTATAATTGGTTTAGCATCGTATCCTGCACCAACTTATATAGTTGGGATTGATGAAATTAAAGAAGTAGGTTATGTAATTTCGGCTAATGGAGAAAATTTAAAATCTCTTTCAAGCCTTTCTACACAGTTTCCAATTAATAAACAAAATAGAGAAATTCTTTGGCACGAAGTAAATAATTTTTGGAGTCAATATAAAAATAATAATTTAGCTTCACAATTTTCTGACCAACAATGGAGATAA
- a CDS encoding DUF4365 domain-containing protein: protein MQTEQPWYIGLRSEALTKVYLTRRDDLIISQPPQKDAGGLDFLVTITKDGNYSGRIFGVQVKATASSSELIQQHNFFKLKNIKYNIKSFKDLPFPLCLFFFTLDNDKGYYKWILEPIVKDGNNAALKFNENDELRNLNDQEIDNIIAIVNNWYDHKINFVA from the coding sequence ATGCAAACAGAACAACCTTGGTACATTGGTCTACGTTCCGAAGCTTTGACAAAAGTTTATTTAACTCGTCGTGATGACTTAATTATTTCTCAACCGCCACAAAAAGATGCAGGAGGTTTAGATTTTTTAGTCACAATCACCAAAGATGGTAATTATAGCGGGAGAATTTTTGGTGTACAAGTAAAAGCTACAGCTTCTAGTTCTGAATTAATTCAGCAGCATAATTTTTTTAAGCTAAAAAACATCAAATATAACATAAAATCTTTCAAGGATTTACCATTTCCACTTTGCCTGTTTTTCTTTACATTAGATAATGATAAAGGTTATTACAAATGGATTTTAGAACCGATTGTCAAAGACGGAAATAATGCTGCATTGAAATTTAACGAAAATGATGAATTAAGAAACCTGAATGACCAAGAAATAGATAATATTATTGCCATAGTCAATAACTGGTATGATCATAAGATTAATTTTGTTGCATAA